From one Rosa rugosa chromosome 4, drRosRugo1.1, whole genome shotgun sequence genomic stretch:
- the LOC133743598 gene encoding probable calcium-binding protein CML18, translating into MSNKQPVKLDDDQIADLREIFRSFDRNNDGSLTQLELGSLLRSLGLKPGPEQLDSLIQKADTNSNGLVEFSEFVALVAPELLSAKSPYTEDQLRQLFRMFDRDGNGYITAAELAHSMAKLGHALTAEELTGMIREADTDGDGRINFQEFAHAITSAAFDNSWA; encoded by the coding sequence ATGAGCAACAAGCAGCCAGTGAAGCTAGACGACGACCAAATCGCCGACCTCCGCGAGATATTCCGGTCGTTTGACCGGAACAACGACGGCAGCCTGACCCAGCTGGAGCTGGGCTCGCTGTTACGTTCACTTGGGCTGAAGCCGGGACCGGAGCAGCTGGATTCCTTGATCCAGAAGGCAGACACTAACAGCAATGGCCTGGTGGAGTTCTCGGAGTTCGTGGCGCTGGTGGCGCCGGAGCTGCTCTCGGCTAAGTCCCCCTACACGGAGGACCAGCTGAGGCAGCTGTTCAGGATGTTTGATAGGGATGGCAACGGGTATATCACCGCGGCGGAGTTGGCTCACTCCATGGCCAAATTGGGGCATGCGCTCACGGCAGAGGAGCTCACGGGGATGATCAGGGAGGCAGATACTGACGGTGATGGGAGGATCAATTTTCAGGAGTTTGCTCACGCTATCACTTCTGCTGCTTTTGATAATTCTTGGGCTTGA